Below is a window of Allomuricauda ruestringensis DSM 13258 DNA.
GAAATGTAACGGAGACCACTTAAATCTTCATCCTGTTGATGAGGACAAAGACATCAAAGAATTGAAAGATTTGATAGAGAACCATTACAATGCTACGTTAAGTCCTTTGGCGCAAAGTATTCTTGAAAATTGGGAAAAATATCTTCCTAAGTTCATTAAAGTATTCCCAGAAGAATACCGTCAAGCACTTATTAGATTAGAAGAAGAAAAAATGCAAACCTTATAATTTGAGACATGGGAAAGATTACAGGATTTTTGGAATATGACAGAAAGGACGAAGCATACGCTCCTGTCAAAGAACGTATCAAAAACTATAAGGAGTTTACAAAACCTTTAAAGGAAAGTGAATTAAAGAACCAAGGAGCCCGTTGTATGGATTGTGGAATTCCATTTTGCCATAGCGGATGTCCGTTGGGCAATTTAATTCCCGATTTTAACGATGCCGTTTACAAAGGAAAGTGGGAAAAGGCTGCCGAGATACTTCATTCCACCAATAATTTTCCAGAATTTACAGGAAGATTGTGTCCCGCACCATGCGAAGAAGCATGCGTATTGGGAATCAACGAGCCAGCCGTTTCCATTGAAAACATCGAAAAAAACATCGTGGAAACAGCCTTTAATAACGGATGGGTAAAACCTGAAGCACCATTGACTCGAACTGGTAAAAAAGTGGCCGTGATAGGCTCCGGACCAGCAGGTTTAGCTGCCGCTCAACAATTGAATCGCGCAGGCCATAATGTTACTGTTTTCGAAAGAGATGAAAAGCCTGGAGGCCTTTTACGATATGGCATTCCAGATTTTAAGATGGAGAAAAACGTTATCGATAGAAGACTGGAGATAATGGAACAAGAAGGTATTGAATTTAAAAATGGGGTTCATGTTGGGGTGGATATCACGGCAACAGAACTTCAAAAAGAATTTGATTCCATTGTACTTTGTGGAGGAGCAACAGTTAGGCGTAGTCTTCCCGTTCCTGGCGCAGATGCCAAAGGAGTTGTCCAAGCCATGGACTTTTTGCCACAGAACAACAGAAAAGTAGATGGAATTCCATTTGAAGGGGAAGAAATTTCTGCAAAAGACAAAAAAGTAATTGTAATCGGTGGTGGAGATACCGGTTCAGACTGTATTGGTACTTCCATAAGACAGGGAGCAACTTCCGTCACTAATTTTGAAATAATGCCAAAAGGCACAACAGACCGTCCCGAAGGACAACCATGGCCCTTTTGGCCCATGCGATTGCGCACCAGTTCTTCTCACAAAGAAGGGGCCGACCGTGTATTCAGTATTTCCACAAAAAAATTCGATACTGACAAAGACGGTAATTTAAAAAGCTTGGTAACTGTGGAAGTTGAATGGATCAAGCAACCTGGCCAACGACCCATGCTCAAAGAAGTAGAAGGGACAGAAAAGGAATGGGACTGTGATCTAGTTTTATTGGCCCTTGGCTTTACGGGATCAGAAACCACGGTTGCTGATCAATTAAATCTTGAAACGGACTCAAGAACAAACATAAAAGCTTCTGCAGCGGATTATAAAACCAATATTCCCGGAGTTTTTGTGGCGGGCGATCAAAGAAGAGGGCAATCCCTTATTGTTTGGGCCATTTCTGAGGGAAGAGAAGCTGCACACTATGTGGATACATATCTGATGGGGAAATCGGATTTGCCCTTAAAAGGCGAGGGAGATCTACCCAGAGTATAAAAAAGCACGTAAATCTCAACTAAACTTACGTTACTCCTCTAGGCTTTGCTTAGGGGAGTTTTTTATTTACAAGAAACCTAACATAACAGTTTATCTATCAAATACATAGATGAAACCACCAATTGCACACAGATAAGCTTTTAACACATATATTCTTTGTATCTTCAAAAGAGTTGCCTTACCTACCATTGCTATGTATTAAAAGAGATAACTAACCTCTAAATACTGAATTATGAGAAATTTAATTGCTCTTTCCTTTTTATTGTTGACACTGTTTGCATGTAAAACCAAAGAAAAGGACACAAAAGAAGAAACCGTCACAACTGAAAAATCTCCAACAGAGATTGGTGAGGTTCATATAAGCACTCAAAGCATGGAGTTTTTTGTTGCAGATACCATTCACTCCGGTTGGAACACGCTTATCTATGAAAATAAATCGCCAGAAGTACATTTTGTTTTGATGGATCTATATCCAGAAGGCATTACAATCGAAAATACCAAAGCTGAATTGCTACCCCCATTTGATGATGGAATGAGACTGATTATGGAGAACAAAATGGATAGTGCAATGACCGCATTCGGCAAAATACCCGAATGGTTTCAACAAGTAAAATTCATGGGAGGAACAGGTCTTGTATCTCCAAAACATACGGTAAAAAGTACTGTTTATCTTGAACCTGGACGTTACATAATGGAATGTTATGTAAAAATGTTCAATGGAGAATGGCACACATCCCATGGAATGCTGAAAGAAATTATAGTATCCAAAAAAACTACAAATCTAAACCCTCCAATACCAACAGCCAGTATTGATATTTCAAGTACAAATGGACTTATCCTAAAGGACAGCATATCATCAGGAAATCAAATTTTTCAAACTAATTTTATAGACCAAAAAACGTACGAAAATTTTGTTGGACATGATGTCAACCTTGTTCGTTACGACAACACAGCTTCCATGGATTCCCTAATCCAATGGATGAACTGGATGAACCCAAAAGGGCTTCGTACACCTACACCCAAAGGATTTACATTTCTTGGTGGAATGAACAATCTTCCTGCTGGAAGCAAAGGCTTTTTTGAGGCTGATTTGGTTCCGGGGAATTATGTTCTAATTTCTGAGGTTCCGGCCGCAGATGAAAAGAAACTGTTGTACAAGTTTGCCATCGATTAAGAAGATACCAAGTAAAAACAAAAAAGGCCCTTCACAAAAGTGAAGGGCCTCAAAGAAGGCGGCGACCTACTCTCCCACCTGGTGTGGCAGTACCATCGGCGCAAACGGGCTTAACTTCCCTGTTCGGAATGGAAAGGGGTGGGCCCCGTCGCCATGGCCACCTAGATCTTCAATATTTTAAGTACGGTTACTGAGCGTAGCCGAAGTATGACATATTATGGGACGGCGCATTGTACGCGTCAAAAAAGAATCAACGAGGTATGTTTTGTTCATAAGGAACCGCCGAGAGGGCGGCTGCGCAAGCTTACGGGCAATTAGTACCGCTCGGCTGCATGCATCGCTGCACTTCCACCTACGGCCTATCGACGTGGTCATCTCCCACGGCCCTTTAAAGAGATCTCATCTTGTGGCGGGTTTCGCGCTTATATGCTTTCAGCGCTTATCCCGTCCCGACTTAGCTACCCGGCGATGCCCCTGGCGGGACAACCGGCGCACCAGCGGTCGGTCCAACCCGGTCCTCTCGTACTAGGGTCAGCTCCACTCAAATCTCTAACGCCCGCAGTAGATAGAGACCGAACTGTCTCACGACGTTCTGAACCCAGCTCGCGTGCCACTTTAATGGGCGAACAGCCCAACCCTTGGGACCTTCTCCAGCCCCAGGATGTGACGAGCCGACATCGAGGTGCCAAACCCCCCCGTCGATGTGAGCTCTTGGGGGAGATCAGCCTGTTATCCCCGGCGTACCTTTTATCCTTTGAGCGATGGCCCTTCCATGCGGAACCACCGGATCACTATGCTCTAGTTTCCTACCTGTTCGACCTGTATGTCTCACAGTCAAGCGCCCTTGTGCCATTGCACTCTGCACACGATTGCCAACCGTGTTGAGGGCACCTTTAGAAGCCTCCGTTACTCTTTTGGAGGCGACCACCCCAGTCAAACTACCCACCACGCACTGTCCCTCGCTAGAGGTTAGGCCCCGATCAAACAAAGGCTGGTATTTCAACAACGGCTCCTCCACGCCTGGCGACGCAGATTCAAAGCCTCCCAGCTATCCTACACATTGTTTGACCAAGGTCAATACGAAGCTATAGTAAAGGTGCACGGGGTCTTTTCGTCCCACTGCGGGTAACCGGCATCTTCACCGATACTACAATTTCACCGAGATCATGGTTGAGACAGTGCCCAGATCGTTGCACCATTCGTGCAGGTCGGAACTTACCCGACAAGGAATTTCGCTACCTTAGGACCGTTATAGTTACGGCCGCCGTTTACCGGGGCTTCAGTTCAACGCTTCACCACAAGTGGCTGACGTCTCCCTTTAACCTTCCGGCACCGGGCAGGTGTCAGGCCCTATACGTCATCTTTCGATTTGGCAGAGCCCTGTGTTTTTGATAAACAGTCGCCTGGGCCTATTCACTGCGGCTCCCCCGGAGGGGAGCGACGCTTCTCCCGAAGTTACGCGTCCATTTTGCCTAGTTCCTTAACCATGAATCTCTCGAGCGCCTTAGAATTCTCATCCCGACCACCTGTGTCGGTTTACGGTACGGGCCGCAATGCTCGCTTTTCTTGGAGGCAGCGCCGCTGGATTATCGACGCGGCCGTGGCCTTGTCGTACTATCGCTTGCGCTTCAACGTGCTATTCCGTCAGCACGCACCAACTAAGCTGCCCCGTCACTTTTGTCGCATTGCGGGTACGGGAATATTGACCCGTTGTCCATCCACTGCCCCTTCCGGGTTCGTGTTAGGTCCCGACTGACCCCCGGCTGATTAGCATGGCCGGGGAAACCTTGGTCTTTCGGCGTGCGGGTTTCTCGCCCGCATTATCGTTACTTATGCCTACATTTTCGTTTCTGTACGCTCCAGCACACCTCACAGTGCACCTTCGGCGCCGAACAGAATGCTCCCCTACCCCTTACAGTAAACTGTAAAGCCATAGCTTCGGTAATGTGCTTATGCCCGATCATTATCCATGCGGGACCGCTCGACCAGTGAGCTGTTACGCACTCTTTAAATGAATGGCTGCTTCCAAGCCAACATCCTGGCTGTCTGTGCAGTCCCACCGCGTTTTGTCAACTTAGCACATATTTGGGGACCTTAGCTGATGGTCCGGGTTCTTTCCCTCTCGGACATGGACCTTAGCACCCATGCCCTCACTGCCCTGAAACATTATATAGCATTCGGAGTTTGTCAGGAATTGGTAGGCGGTGAAGCCCCCGCATCCAATCAGTAGCTCTACCTCTATATAACTATCAGAACGCTGCACCTAAATGCATTTCGGGGAGTACGAGCTATTTCCGAGCTTGATTGGCCTTTCACCCCTACCCACAGGTCATCCCAAGACTTTTCAACGTCAACGGGTTCGGTCCTCCACTATGTGTTACCACAGCTTCAACCTGCCCATGGGTAGATCGCACGGTTTCGCGTCTACTACTACCGACTAAAACGCCCTGTTCAGACTCGCTTTCGCTACGGCTGCGCACCATAAGTGCTTAACCTTGCCGGTAAAAGTAACTCGTAGGCTCATTATGCAAAAGGCACGCCGTCACCAATAAATTGGCTCCGACCGCTTGTAGGCGTATGGTTTCAGGGTCTATTTCACTCCGTTGTTCACGGTTCTTTTCACCTTTCCCTCACGGTACTGGTTCACTATCGGTCTCCCAGGAGTATTTAGCCTTGGCGGATGGTCCCGCCGGATTCACACAGGGTTTCACGTGCCCCGCGCTACTCAGGATACCACTATCTTAAACGCTCCTTGCCCGTACGGGACTGTCACCCATATCGTGCAGCTTTCCAACTGCTTCCGGTTCGTCGCGCTAAGAA
It encodes the following:
- a CDS encoding glutamate synthase subunit beta, which gives rise to MGKITGFLEYDRKDEAYAPVKERIKNYKEFTKPLKESELKNQGARCMDCGIPFCHSGCPLGNLIPDFNDAVYKGKWEKAAEILHSTNNFPEFTGRLCPAPCEEACVLGINEPAVSIENIEKNIVETAFNNGWVKPEAPLTRTGKKVAVIGSGPAGLAAAQQLNRAGHNVTVFERDEKPGGLLRYGIPDFKMEKNVIDRRLEIMEQEGIEFKNGVHVGVDITATELQKEFDSIVLCGGATVRRSLPVPGADAKGVVQAMDFLPQNNRKVDGIPFEGEEISAKDKKVIVIGGGDTGSDCIGTSIRQGATSVTNFEIMPKGTTDRPEGQPWPFWPMRLRTSSSHKEGADRVFSISTKKFDTDKDGNLKSLVTVEVEWIKQPGQRPMLKEVEGTEKEWDCDLVLLALGFTGSETTVADQLNLETDSRTNIKASAADYKTNIPGVFVAGDQRRGQSLIVWAISEGREAAHYVDTYLMGKSDLPLKGEGDLPRV